GGATTGCAAGTGCGGTCTCATCCAAAGGCTTCAAAACGTTGGGTTTCCAAAATTGTTAAAGATCAACTTCAAGATATGCCGTTATATAAGCCGAGTGATATTGTAAAGGATATTCGACGACAATATGGTGTTGAATTGCCGTATCATCAAGCTTGGCATGGTAAGGAGGTGGCCATGATGGATCTTTATGGTAACAGCCGGCTATCTTATGAACGGATTCGCTGGTATTGCGATGCCATTCGTCAGACCAACCCCGGCAGCATTGCAGAGTACGAAACAATTGATGGTCGATTCAGACGTCTATTCATTTGTTTTCATGCTTCACTAATGGGTTTCATAAAAGGATGTCGTCCTCTGATTTTTATGGATGGCACATTTATAAAGCATAAGGATGGAGGTGTATTGCTTGGAGCCACTTCCAAAGATGGAAATGATGATATGTTTCCTATAGCTTATGGTGTTGTAGATATAGAATGTGATGAAAATTGGGAATGGTTTTGCCGGTTTCTGAAAGAAGCTATTCATAGTTGTACTGAGTATAGTGGTCAACAGTTCACATTTATGACGGATAGACATCAGGGCATTATTAAATCCGTGCCGAAGTACTTTCCTGATTCTTACCACTCATATTGTATACGTCATGTGAAAGAAAACTTCAAGAATCAGGTTTGCATCGTCATATTATGAATAATTTAAACTACAAAGTATCTAAGTAATGTAGCATGTGgtatatttgattttaattatcaaTGCAGGTCCTTGTCCATTATCGTGCAGCTGAGAGAAAGAGCCTCATTAATTTACTAAATGCTGCTGCCTATACACCAAGGCTTACTGTATTCCGAAAGCTAATTGCAAAGCTTACATCAGAAGCCCCTGGTGCTACCACCTTTCTCCTACATGCAAAGCCGGAGCATTGGGCGAATGCTGTATTTCCAGGTCCACGCTGGGGCATCATGACATCGAATGTGGCAGAGTCTTTTAATAGTTGGGTCCTGGAGGCTCGTCATCTCCCTGTGCCTCAGATGGTTGACCATATAAGGATCCAAATAATGCAGATGATGCATCAACGGCGTAATCGAGGATATAGCATTCAATCTCAACTTTGTCCTGATGCGGAGAAagtgttacaaaaaaatgcGGAAGATGGTCGGAGATTAGCTGTATTTACGTCCAACATAATGATATATGATGTAAAGGATACCAACTACTCATGCAAAGTTGACCTGCATATGTGTAGCTGCTCTTGTGGCGAGTGGCGAATCTTCCGCATGCCATGTAAGCATGCTTGTGCATGCATCGAGAAGGACGGCAGATCACTATACCAATTCACCGACAATTGCTTCCAAGCTGAATTGTATAGAGTAACATATGCCGAAGCAATCAGTCCAATTCCTGACATGGAGAAACCCCAAAGTGCCTCTGAAGAGATTCGCATTCTACCCCCTATAAGAAAGACACGTCCTGGcaggcctaaaaagaagagaagatctTCGCAAGTGGAGTCAGTACGTGAAATGAGATGTGGACGATGCGGGAAGGTTGGGCACAATAGAAGGACTTGTAATGAGGTCATCAAGTAAAGAATATGGACATTATGAAGAATGTATCGAGATACCTGCAATGTATTTTCATGTTAGTCACAGCATATTAAGAACAAAACTCTTGTATTGATGTTAATGAAGTGCAAACTGAATTGTATATGTTGATTTTTTGTTAGATTTTAATTCAGTTACTTCAAACCGGAATGCAGTTAAAAAATTGTTACAAACATGTAATGATACACAGTTAATCAACGGTTGGCATAGCATTCGACGTCAGCTCTGACAattacaatagttgaatatggcGTGGAAAAATTTATATTGACACCTAAAATCCCGTTTCCCGGCTTCCCTTCGACTTTGCCTAATCTGAGACTcttaacgagtcgactccgaaaatattggagtcgactcgatctgTCCCGATGTCGACTCGGTAGGAAAAGAGGTCGACTCTTAGGCTTGGCTGAGCTAAGGTCCACTCTCTGTCTTTGTTCTGTCCCACTTAACGGGGCGACTcgcctttcactggggtcgactcgaactgcCCTGGGGTTGACTCAGAACTCCGTGAGGTCGACACTTAGGCTTCGCTTATTTTGGCTGCTCTCTGTCTTTGCTCTGTGCCAgctaaggagtcgactcgcttttcaccggagtcgactcccactgcAAGGAGGTCGACTCAAAACTCGGTGAGGTCGACACTTAGGCTTCCCTTAATTCGGCTGCTCTCTGTCTTTGCTCTGTGCCAGCTAAGGAGTCGAGTCGTCCgtcaccggagtcgactcccactgcAAGGAGGTCGACTCAAAACTCGGTGAGGTCGACACTTATGCCTCGCTTATTTCGGCTGCTCTCTGTCTTTGCTCTGTGCCAcctaaggagtcgactcgtccgtcaccggagtcgactcccactgcAAGGAGGTCGACTCAAAACTCGGTGAGGTCGACACTTAGGCTTCCCTTATTTCGGCTGCTCTCTGTCTTTGCTCTGTGCCAcctaaggagtcgactcgtctttcaccggagtcgactcccactgcACGGAGGTGGACTCAAAACTCGGTGAGGTCGACTCAAAACTCtgagaacacagttagcttgtctggaaacacagttagcttgtctgggaacacagttaacttctctgggaacacagttagcttggttctgggaacacagttagcttgtctggaaacacagttagcttctctgggaacacagttatggagtGTCTGGGAatacagttagcttgtctgggaacacagttagcttctctgggaacacagttagcttggttctgggaacacagttagcttgtctgggaacacagttagcttctctgggaacacagttagcttggttCTGGGAACACaattagcttgtctgggaacacagttagcttctctgggaacacagttatggagtgtctgggaacacagttagcttgtctgggaacacagttagcttctctgggaacacagttagcttagttctgggaacacagttagcttgcctgggaacacagttagcttggttctgggaacacagttagcttgtctgggaacacagttagcttctctgggaacacagttatggagtgtctgggaacacagttagcttgtctgggaacacagttagcttctctgggaacacagttagcttgctgtctgggaacacagttagcttctctgggaacacagttagcttgctgtctgggaacacagttagcttctctgggaacacagttagcttctctgggaacacagttagcttgtttctgggaacacagttagcttgtctgggaacacagttagcttctctgggaacataGTTAGCATTCtgtctggaaacacagttagcttgtctgggaacacagttagcttctctgggaacacagttagcttgtttctgggaacacagttagcttctctgggaacacaggtAGCATGTATGTCTTTGCTCCGTGCCAcctaaggagtcgactcgtctttcaccggagtcgactcccactgcacggaggtcgactcaaaactcggtgaggtcgactcaaaactctgagaacacagttagcttgtctgggaacacagttagcttgtctgggaacacagttagcttgctgtctgggaacacagttagcttctctgggaacacagttagcttctctgggaacacagttagcttgtacagttagcttgtttctgggaacacagttagcttgtctgggaacacagttagcttctctgggaacacagttagcattctgtctgggaacacagttagcttgtctgggaacacagttagcttctctgggaacacagttagcttgtttctgggaacacagttagcttctctgggaacacagttagcatgTATGTCTTTGCTCCGTGCCAcctaaggagtcgactcgtctttcaccggagtcgactcccactgcacggaggtcgactcaaaactcggtgaggtcgactcaaaactctgagaacacagttagcttgtctgggaacacagttagcttgtctgggaacacagttagcttctctgggaacacagttagcttctctgagaacacagttatggagtgtctgggaacacagttagcttgtctgggaacacagttagcttctctgggaacacagttagcttgctgtctgggaacacagttagcttctctgggaacacagttagcttctctgggaacacagttagcttgtacagttagcttgtttctgggaacacagttagcttgtctgggaacacagttagcttgtctgggaacacagttagcttctctgggaacacagttagcttggttctgggaacacagttagcttgtctgggaacacagttagcttctctgggaacacagttatggagtgtctgggaacacagttagcttggttctgggaacacagttagcttgtctgggaacacagttagcttctctgggaacacagttatggagtgtctgggaacacagttagcttgtctgggaacacagttagcttctctgggaacacagttagcttgctgtctgggaacacagttagcttctctgggaacacagttagcttctctgggaacacagttagcttgtacagttagcttgtttctgggaacacagttagcttgtctgggaacacagttagcttctctgggaacacagttagcattctgtctgggaacacagttagcttgtctgggaacacagttagcttctttgggaacacagttagcttgtttctgggaacacagttagcttctctgggaacacagttagcatgTATGTCTTTGCTCCGTGCCAcctaaggagtcgactcgtctttcaccggagtcgactcccactgcacggaggtcgactcaaaactcggtgaggtcgactcaaaactctgagaacacagttagcttgtctgggaacacagttagcttgtctgggaacacagttagcttgctgtctgggaacacagttagcttctctgggaacacagttagcttggttctgggaacacagttagcttgcctgggaacacagttagcttgtctgggaacacagttagcttggttctgggaacacagttagcttgtctgggaacacagttagcttctctgggaacacagttatggagtgtctgggaacacagttagcttgtctaggaacacagttagcttctctgggaacacagttagcttgctgtctgggaacacagttagcttctctgggaacacagttagcttgtacagttagcttgtttctggaaacacagttagcttgtctgggaacacagttagcttctctgggaacacagttagcattctgtctggaaacacagttagcttgtctgggaacacagttagcttctctgggaacacagttagcttgtttctgggaacacagttagcttctctgggaacacagttagcatgTATGTCTTTGCTCCGTGCCACCTAAGGAGTCGGCTCGTCTTTCACCGGAGTCAACTCCCACTGCACGGAGGTCGACTCAAAACTCGGTGAGGTCGACTCAAAACTCtgagaacacagttagcttgtctggaaacacagttagcttgtctgggaacacagttagcttgtctgggaacacagttagcttctctgggaacacagttacggagtgtctgggaacacagttagcttgtctgggaacacagttagcttctctgggaacacagttagcttgctgtctgggaacacagttagcttctctgggaacacagttagcttctctgggaacacagttagcttgtacagttagcttgtttctgggaacacagttagcttgtctgggaacacagttagcttgtctgggaacacagttagcttctctgggaacacagttagcttggttctggaaacacagttagcttgtctgggaacacagttagcttctctgggaacacagttatggagtgtctgggaacacagttagcttgtctggaaacacagttagcttggttctgggaacacagttagcttgtctggaaacacagttagcttctctggaaacacagttatggagtgtctgggaacacagttagcttgtctgggaacacagttagcttctctaagaacacagttagcttgctgtctgggaacacagttagcttctctggaaacacagttagcttctctgggaacacagttagcttgtacagttagcttgtttctgggaacacagttagcttgtctgggaacacagttagcttgtctgggaacacagttagcattctgtctgggaacacagttagcttctctgggaacacagttagcttctctgggaacacagttagcttgtttctgggaacacagttagcttctctgggaacacagttagcatgTATGTCTTTGCTCCGTGCCAcctaaggagtcgactcgtctttcaccggagtcgactcccactgcacggaggtcgactcaaaactcggtgaggtcgactcaaaactctgagaacacagttagcttgtctgggaacacagttagcttgtctgggaacacagttagcttgctgtctgggaacacagttagcttctctgggaacacagttagcttctctgggaacacagttagcttggttctgggaacacagttagcttgcctgggaacacagttagcttgtctgggaacacagttagcttggttctgggaacacagttagcttgtctgggaacacagttagcttctctgggaacacagttatggagtgtctgggaacacagttagcttgtctgggaacacagttagcttctctgggaacacagttagcttgctgtctgggaacacagttagcttctctgggaacacagttagcttctctgggaacacagttagcttgtacagttagcttgtttctgggaacacagttagcttgtctgggaacacagttagcttgtctggaaacacagttagcttctctgggaacacagttagcttggttctgggaacacagttagcttgtctgggaacacagttagcttctctgggaacacagttatggagtgtctgggaacacagttagcttgtctgggaacacagttagcttggttctggaacacagttagcttgcctgggaacacagttagcttgtttctgggaacacagttaggttgtctgggaacacagttagcttctctgggaacacagttagcttgtttctgggaacacacttaggttgtctaggaacacagttagcatgctgtctgggaacacagttagcttgtctgggaacacagttagcttctctgggaacacagttattacgattgagtcgacccgactgatatttggagtcgaccccataaCTCTCTCAGAGTATTCCAAATAGCGCCTGTGTACGCAGCCAAGCTACGAGTCGACCTCTCATCAAGATGGAGTCGACTCCATTTCGTAGGAGTCGATATCTTCTTGCCTGAGGTCGACCCGTAACTCCAATAAGGAAATAAAACCTGAGGTCAATCGACTCCCTCTTCCCTTCTATTTTCGTGGAGTCGACCTAAGTTCCCTTCCCGTGCTCCTTGCGTCTCTTCGTTCGTCCAATTCCTTACTTCCCTCCTCTCTATCTATCATCCATCCGTCGCCATGCCGAGGAAGCAGGTCGTGCGGCCTTCAAAGAAGAGAAGTAATGTTCCGGAAGCAACCGAGCGAAGGTCCAAGGCAAGAAACGAcgttcctcctcctcgtccgcATGCTCCATCTCCTCCTAGGCAAGTACCTTTGGTGACTCGTCGTGTTTCTCTCGGTAGGAAAATAGATTTCGACTTCTTAGAAGCCCAGGGTTTTACCATAGGTCTGAAGCTGAAAGCCATGGGTTGGGAAACCCTATGTTCCCTTGACATTCCGACGTACCCGAACCTTGTTCGCCATTTCTATGCCAATCTCAAAACCGGAATTGCTACCATTGAAAGTGTGGTAAAGGAAACCCCAATTCTGCTAAACCCGAAAACCCTAGGGAGTCTTGTGAACATCCCAACCTCTGGTTCAACCGAAGATTTTTTAGAAAATAGAGTGTTGGGCATTCAATATCTTCTTGGCACAGAAAATGTTAGTCCACTTGAGCAAATTTCGGCCAACCGACTTAGTGTGGAAAATCGACTATTACATCATATTGTTAGCCGAATCCTCTTTTCGAAAACAGGTAGGTTTGATTTTGTGTCCGAAAGAGATATTCTTGTTATCTTCCACATTCTGAACGGTAGCCCCCTTAGTTTACCTCACCTGATTATTAGACACATGGTAGAGTCTGCCTCTAGAGCTAGGGCATCCTTGCCATATGGAATGCTCTTAACCTTAGTCTTCGAGGAGTTCGGTGTAAATACTGAAGGGGAACCATCTACAACTCTTGGTCATTGGGATACTTACAATGACCGGTCGCTACATCGAATGGGTTTTCGTAAGAAAGATGGTCAGTggataagaaaagatgaagGGAAGAGCAGTGCGTGCCATAGAGAAGAGCAGCGACCTGTCGAAAATGAAGAATCATTTCATCCTCCCACTGAAGAACCAATTGCCCAAACTCAGCAGCCCACTGAAGTTAGACTTAGTGCTGAGCAGTTCAGAGCACTAAGGGATGATATCGTGCAAGAGCTAAGAAATTCTAGAGATGTTGCTTGTACAGACTTGGTACCTTCCAATGCAACCGTGTGTGAATTGGTCGCTGAAATGAGGGCGGAAATGGTCAGTCTTCGATGTCTTCTTCAAGGACAGTACCAGAGATTTGTGGACATAGAAGAGGAGACCAAAAAGCTTCAACAATCTGTCAAAAAGGACATGGAGAATCTGAATGAAAATGCACAGGATGTATGCGACAAACTTCTACAATCACTTCATAAGATCAATCAGACTTTAGCTGACCTGAACAAGTCCTATCTCCAGTCCAACTCTGAAGTTGCAGCCATTCTGC
Above is a genomic segment from Phoenix dactylifera cultivar Barhee BC4 chromosome 2, palm_55x_up_171113_PBpolish2nd_filt_p, whole genome shotgun sequence containing:
- the LOC120104627 gene encoding uncharacterized protein LOC120104627, with the translated sequence MASEDTGSSVFMAICSYGSEAVIISISKDTILDQIFKEIVERWRHLSSTMIEVKFYIPNKSKMLVTLMSDKDVRNMHEIHVNLNAKVIEMVVTHSPTLIEGAAVVIESGSSHCAEISSRGKNFSKGSSSNFGQVVEETRAAIEEEASQKNSLDDWKNSIEGVGQEFMNVETLRDTIRNYCIAICRDFVFVKNDRDRVTVECVYEGCEWRIHASRLGNGEKFAIKKMHCNHTCGGGLQVRSHPKASKRWVSKIVKDQLQDMPLYKPSDIVKDIRRQYGVELPYHQAWHGKEVAMMDLYGNSRLSYERIRWYCDAIRQTNPGSIAEYETIDGRFRRLFICFHASLMGFIKGCRPLIFMDGTFIKHKDGGVLLGATSKDGNDDMFPIAYGVVDIECDENWEWFCRFLKEAIHSCTEYSGQQFTFMTDRHQGIIKSVPKYFPDSYHSYCIRHVKENFKNQVLVHYRAAERKSLINLLNAAAYTPRLTVFRKLIAKLTSEAPGATTFLLHAKPEHWANAVFPGPRWGIMTSNVAESFNSWVLEARHLPVPQMVDHIRIQIMQMMHQRRNRGYSIQSQLCPDAEKVLQKNAEDGRRLAVFTSNIMIYDVKDTNYSCKVDLHMCSCSCGEWRIFRMPCKHACACIEKDGRSLYQFTDNCFQAELYRVTYAEAISPIPDMEKPQSASEEIRILPPIRKTRPGRPKKKRRSSQVESVREMRCGRCGKVGHNRRTCNEVIK
- the LOC120104630 gene encoding uncharacterized protein LOC120104630, which translates into the protein MPRKQVVRPSKKRSNVPEATERRSKARNDVPPPRPHAPSPPRQVPLVTRRVSLGRKIDFDFLEAQGFTIGLKLKAMGWETLCSLDIPTYPNLVRHFYANLKTGIATIESVVKETPILLNPKTLGSLVNIPTSGSTEDFLENRVLGIQYLLGTENVSPLEQISANRLSVENRLLHHIVSRILFSKTGRFDFVSERDILVIFHILNGSPLSLPHLIIRHMVESASRARASLPYGMLLTLVFEEFGVNTEGEPSTTLGHWDTYNDRSLHRMGFRKKDGQWIRKDEGKSSACHREEQRPVENEESFHPPTEEPIAQTQQPTEVRLSAEQFRALRDDIVQELRNSRDVACTDLVPSNATVCELVAEMRAEMVSLRCLLQGQYQRFVDIEEETKKLQQSVKKDMENLNENAQDVCDKLLQSLHKINQTLADLNKSYLQSNSEVAAILQKVSEVLGLVMGRLPRASSSFTAP